One genomic segment of Rivularia sp. PCC 7116 includes these proteins:
- a CDS encoding DUF3146 family protein — MSSKRLPKTTAHVRITRQSWEDGLLKGEVRAGEFQWQFLWHFRQGDLSITPSQGRALIKEPLSRFLEQKDYQLEPGGDYAFTIRAEI; from the coding sequence GTGAGTTCTAAACGACTACCGAAAACTACAGCCCACGTGCGGATAACCCGACAATCGTGGGAAGACGGTTTACTTAAAGGAGAAGTAAGAGCAGGTGAATTTCAATGGCAATTTCTATGGCATTTTCGTCAAGGAGATTTGTCAATAACACCTTCTCAAGGTAGAGCCTTAATTAAAGAGCCTCTTAGCCGTTTTCTAGAGCAAAAAGACTATCAACTAGAACCGGGGGGAGATTATGCTTTTACTATCCGAGCCGAAATTTGA